One region of Chloroflexia bacterium SDU3-3 genomic DNA includes:
- a CDS encoding YihY/virulence factor BrkB family protein has product MLKEALALAKETWKEFQDDEAMQMSAALSYYALFSLLPLILLITALLGFALQVFPSLQSSQNALLDAVKVNFSAGLAGTLEDILAGVQQNAGAATWVGLITLLMGASGVFQQLDANFKTIWKVPKATDLTRRQMIGQMIRKKISSFLMVLAVGALLIISTAITGVTQALVSSTWGLLQVAQDSWLATLGGGAVAALVAFSLNVLIFLLVFKYLPDAKVHWRDIWPGALITALLWEAAKRLLALYIGNMAEKFSAYGAIGGVLIVVAWVYFSSLVLYLGAEFTYVSARRRRQRREELAGQRAQQAAPQQGA; this is encoded by the coding sequence ATGCTCAAAGAGGCTCTCGCGCTCGCGAAGGAGACTTGGAAGGAGTTTCAGGACGACGAGGCCATGCAGATGAGCGCCGCGCTCTCGTACTACGCGCTGTTCTCGCTGCTGCCGCTCATCCTGCTGATCACCGCGCTTCTGGGCTTTGCGCTGCAGGTCTTCCCCTCGCTGCAGAGCAGCCAGAACGCGCTGCTGGACGCTGTGAAGGTCAACTTCTCCGCCGGGCTGGCGGGCACGCTGGAGGATATCCTCGCGGGCGTGCAGCAGAACGCGGGCGCGGCCACCTGGGTGGGCCTGATCACGCTATTGATGGGCGCGTCGGGCGTCTTCCAGCAGCTTGACGCCAACTTCAAGACGATCTGGAAGGTGCCCAAGGCCACCGATCTGACCCGCCGCCAGATGATCGGCCAGATGATCCGCAAGAAGATCTCATCGTTTCTGATGGTGCTGGCGGTAGGCGCGCTGCTGATCATCTCCACCGCGATCACAGGCGTGACGCAGGCGCTGGTGAGCAGCACCTGGGGGCTGCTGCAGGTGGCGCAGGACTCGTGGCTGGCCACGCTGGGCGGCGGCGCGGTGGCCGCGCTGGTGGCCTTCAGCCTGAACGTGCTGATCTTCCTGCTGGTGTTCAAGTACCTGCCCGATGCCAAGGTGCACTGGCGCGACATCTGGCCTGGGGCGCTGATCACCGCGCTGCTGTGGGAGGCGGCCAAGCGGCTGCTGGCGCTCTACATCGGCAACATGGCCGAGAAGTTCTCGGCCTACGGCGCGATCGGCGGCGTGCTGATCGTGGTGGCGTGGGTCTACTTCTCGTCGCTGGTGCTGTACCTAGGGGCGGAGTTTACCTACGTGTCGGCGCGGCGGCGACGCCAGCGGCGCGAGGAGCTGGCGGGCCAGCGGGCGCAGCAGGCCGCGCCGCAGCAGGGCGCGTAG
- a CDS encoding phosphoenolpyruvate carboxylase, producing the protein MTTTDLAPAERDRLSSAIHLLGDLLGDVIRAQAGDAAFELEERTRATAKDLRASGSPELAAELRATIARLSVADMQTLIKSFSIYFALVNLSEQLQRIWVLRERAMRRPEKPRSESILAAVTELKQRGIQAHAIQRWLDDALVLPVFTAHPTESKRRTTLDKIHRIGEDVQRVQDTSLLPDERYEAVAAIVEEIVALWQTDDIRFVRPTVIDEVKSGLYYFEQSLFSVAPRLYRELEDALRQHYPDHQWRIPALLRFGSWMGGDRDGNPFVTPQVTIEAIRLMRSAAINRHIASVEELSRRLSQSSRQITISAALQQALDEQAQKFPEVAKLLERRNPHEPYRQQCTYIREKLLLALAHTHDHVPDWFLSKRESEAATAPYYHTSAELLHDLRLMYDSLSENDGAVIADRMLCDFIRQVEVFGLHMATLDIRQHSSRHTSALAEILAYAGVCEDYTALDEHERVALLTHELEGRRPLIPTRHSFSEETDETIQTFRTVAAILDQLSPDAIHTYIISMTTGASDILAVLLLAREAGLYDPDAGVSRLGVVPLFETGADLEAAARIVEACWNIAPYRTHLRLRRDTQEVMIGYSDSNKDGGFFSANWALYQAQRDLRDLAHRYRINMRLFHGRGGTIGRGGGPANQAILAQPPGSVGYQIKITEQGEVISDRYGLPALAHRHIEQLLNAVLRVGFVPHDDPQREWTAAMEQMSSESRQFYRALVYDDPDFIAYFRSATPIAEIQRLNIGSRPASRKNSNRIEDLRAIPWVFSWMQSRHTLPGWFGLGYALERYAYSARGVDRLETLQAMYAKWPAFRTIIDNAQMILGKADMAIARRYIDLVPDQAVAQRIFATISQEHERSVRMVKAIAKIDTLLDNLPVLQTSIARRNPYVDPLSYIQVELLSRLRGDPEGEQHVALEEAILWSISGIAAGLKNTG; encoded by the coding sequence ATGACGACTACCGATCTGGCCCCCGCCGAGCGCGACCGGCTCTCCTCGGCCATCCACCTGCTGGGCGATCTGCTGGGCGACGTGATCCGCGCGCAGGCGGGCGACGCCGCGTTCGAGCTTGAGGAGCGCACCCGCGCCACCGCCAAGGATCTGCGCGCCAGCGGCAGCCCCGAGCTGGCCGCCGAGCTGCGCGCCACGATCGCGCGCCTGAGCGTGGCCGACATGCAGACGCTGATCAAATCCTTCAGCATCTACTTCGCGCTGGTGAATCTGTCCGAGCAGCTGCAGCGCATCTGGGTGCTGCGCGAGCGCGCGATGCGCCGCCCCGAGAAGCCCCGCAGCGAGTCCATCCTGGCCGCCGTCACCGAGCTGAAGCAGCGCGGCATCCAGGCCCACGCCATCCAGCGCTGGCTGGATGACGCCCTGGTGCTGCCGGTGTTCACCGCCCACCCCACCGAGTCGAAGCGCCGCACCACGCTGGACAAGATCCATCGGATCGGCGAGGACGTGCAGCGCGTGCAGGACACCAGCCTGCTGCCCGACGAGCGCTACGAGGCGGTGGCCGCGATCGTCGAGGAGATCGTGGCGCTGTGGCAGACCGACGACATCCGCTTTGTGCGGCCCACCGTGATCGACGAGGTGAAGAGCGGGCTGTACTACTTCGAGCAGTCGCTGTTCAGCGTGGCGCCGCGGCTCTACCGCGAGCTGGAAGACGCGCTGCGCCAGCACTACCCCGACCACCAGTGGCGCATCCCGGCGCTGCTGCGCTTCGGCTCGTGGATGGGCGGCGACCGCGACGGCAACCCCTTTGTGACGCCGCAGGTGACGATCGAGGCCATCCGGCTGATGCGCTCGGCGGCGATCAACCGCCACATCGCCTCGGTGGAGGAGCTGAGCCGCCGCCTGAGCCAGTCGAGCCGCCAGATCACCATCAGCGCGGCGCTGCAGCAGGCCCTGGACGAGCAGGCCCAGAAGTTCCCCGAGGTGGCCAAGCTGCTGGAGCGCCGCAACCCGCACGAGCCGTACCGCCAGCAGTGCACCTACATCCGCGAGAAGCTGCTGCTGGCGCTGGCCCACACCCACGACCACGTGCCCGACTGGTTCCTCTCTAAGCGCGAGAGCGAGGCCGCCACCGCGCCCTACTACCACACATCCGCCGAGCTGCTGCACGACCTGCGGCTGATGTACGACAGCCTGAGCGAGAACGACGGCGCGGTGATCGCCGACCGCATGCTGTGCGACTTCATCCGCCAGGTGGAGGTGTTCGGGCTGCACATGGCCACACTGGACATCCGCCAGCACAGCTCGCGCCACACCAGCGCCCTGGCCGAGATCCTGGCCTACGCCGGGGTCTGCGAGGACTACACCGCGCTGGACGAGCATGAGCGCGTGGCGCTGCTGACCCACGAGCTTGAGGGGCGCAGGCCGCTGATCCCCACCCGCCACTCCTTCAGCGAGGAGACCGACGAGACCATCCAGACCTTCCGCACCGTGGCGGCCATCCTCGACCAGCTCTCGCCCGACGCCATCCACACCTACATCATCAGCATGACCACGGGTGCCAGCGACATCCTGGCGGTGCTGCTGCTGGCCCGCGAGGCCGGGCTCTACGACCCCGACGCGGGCGTGAGCCGCCTTGGCGTGGTGCCGCTGTTCGAGACCGGGGCCGACCTAGAGGCGGCGGCGCGGATCGTGGAGGCCTGCTGGAACATCGCGCCCTACCGCACCCACCTGCGTCTGCGCCGCGACACCCAGGAGGTGATGATCGGCTACTCGGACAGCAACAAGGACGGCGGCTTCTTCTCGGCCAACTGGGCGCTCTACCAGGCCCAGCGCGACCTACGCGACCTAGCGCACCGCTACCGCATCAACATGCGGCTGTTCCACGGGCGCGGCGGCACGATCGGGCGCGGCGGCGGCCCGGCCAACCAGGCCATCCTGGCCCAGCCGCCCGGCAGCGTGGGCTACCAGATCAAGATCACCGAGCAGGGCGAGGTCATCTCCGACCGCTACGGCCTGCCCGCGCTGGCCCACCGCCACATCGAGCAGCTGCTGAACGCGGTGCTGCGCGTGGGCTTCGTACCCCACGACGACCCGCAGCGCGAGTGGACGGCGGCCATGGAGCAGATGTCCTCGGAGTCGCGCCAGTTCTACCGCGCGCTGGTCTACGACGACCCCGACTTCATCGCCTACTTCCGCAGCGCCACGCCGATCGCCGAGATCCAGCGCCTGAACATCGGCAGCCGCCCGGCCAGCCGCAAGAACAGCAACCGGATCGAGGATCTGCGCGCCATCCCCTGGGTGTTCAGCTGGATGCAGAGCCGCCACACGCTGCCCGGCTGGTTCGGCCTGGGCTACGCGCTGGAGCGCTACGCCTACAGCGCGCGCGGCGTGGATCGGCTGGAGACGCTGCAGGCCATGTACGCCAAGTGGCCGGCCTTCCGCACCATCATCGACAACGCCCAGATGATCCTGGGCAAGGCCGACATGGCCATCGCCCGCCGCTATATCGACTTGGTGCCCGACCAGGCGGTGGCCCAGCGCATCTTCGCCACGATCTCCCAGGAGCACGAGCGCTCGGTGCGCATGGTGAAGGCGATCGCCAAAATCGACACGCTGCTCGACAACCTGCCGGTGCTGCAGACCTCGATCGCGCGGCGCAACCCCTACGTGGATCCGCTGAGCTACATCCAGGTGGAGCTGCTGAGCCGCCTGCGCGGCGACCCCGAGGGCGAGCAGCACGTGGCGCTGGAGGAGGCGATCCTGTGGAGCATCAGCGGGATCGCGGCGGGCCTGAAGAACACTGGATAG
- a CDS encoding ABC transporter substrate-binding protein: MFKPFSTVGLAFAIVFISSCGAPSASAPTTAPAPTQAAAAATSSPIVVKDSRGTVALDAVPSRVVACSEEALDFLITLGVQPIGMCSDRVAGATSGSVFDRPYFFPKDALGTPVFVGGAESPSLEQIAQLKPDLIISGVWAEEANKRMAQIAPLFIVDTATPDYWRGPLLELGKVFGREAQAQQFIDEYDASAKRLAAELAPVTACAPNVLFIYSYAATDGTMLLGPRWTGSKPFELFGFKVLAPEGYDLSSGALPVSPEIVSEVQADIVFVLRIKTPDGEIPHYPIDDLVASLKDTRVIYQGVDSTRGSTAPYTDRFALEEIGGLLKEDGAATATATP; the protein is encoded by the coding sequence ATGTTCAAGCCGTTTTCCACCGTAGGGCTCGCATTCGCCATCGTGTTCATCAGCTCCTGCGGCGCGCCGTCGGCAAGCGCACCGACCACTGCGCCAGCGCCAACCCAAGCTGCCGCTGCGGCAACCAGCAGCCCGATTGTGGTAAAAGATAGCCGAGGGACGGTTGCGCTCGATGCGGTGCCGAGCCGAGTGGTGGCCTGCTCTGAAGAGGCGCTTGATTTTCTGATTACGCTTGGCGTTCAGCCTATTGGTATGTGTTCCGATCGGGTCGCTGGTGCGACCAGCGGCTCGGTCTTCGATCGCCCATACTTTTTCCCCAAGGATGCTCTTGGTACGCCGGTCTTTGTCGGTGGCGCTGAATCGCCCTCGCTTGAGCAGATCGCGCAGCTTAAGCCGGATCTGATCATCTCTGGCGTCTGGGCAGAAGAGGCGAATAAGCGAATGGCCCAGATTGCGCCGCTGTTCATCGTCGATACCGCTACGCCAGATTATTGGCGTGGCCCGCTGCTTGAGCTTGGCAAGGTGTTCGGGCGCGAGGCGCAGGCGCAGCAGTTTATCGATGAGTATGATGCCAGTGCCAAACGGCTGGCCGCTGAATTAGCCCCGGTGACGGCGTGCGCGCCGAACGTGCTGTTCATCTACTCCTATGCTGCGACGGATGGCACCATGCTGCTCGGCCCACGCTGGACTGGCTCGAAGCCGTTTGAGCTGTTTGGGTTTAAGGTGCTAGCCCCAGAAGGCTACGATCTTTCCAGCGGCGCTCTACCGGTTTCTCCTGAGATTGTGAGTGAGGTGCAGGCCGATATCGTGTTCGTCCTGCGGATCAAAACGCCCGACGGCGAGATCCCGCACTACCCGATCGATGATCTTGTCGCAAGCTTAAAAGATACGCGGGTGATCTATCAGGGGGTAGATTCGACTCGTGGCTCGACCGCGCCGTATACCGACCGATTCGCCCTGGAAGAGATCGGCGGATTGCTGAAGGAAGACGGCGCGGCAACCGCCACCGCCACACCATAG
- the acpS gene encoding holo-[acyl-carrier-protein] synthase, giving the protein MLFHGVDLIEVARVADALERHGQRFLARVFTSAELAESGGSVASLAARFAAKEAVAKLLGVGIRGLGAGCDAAAIGWREAEVRRTPGGPPAVVLSGRAAQRAALLGLGPIAISLSHTRLHAIASAVAQDAQ; this is encoded by the coding sequence ATGCTGTTTCACGGGGTCGATCTGATCGAGGTGGCGCGAGTGGCAGATGCGCTGGAGCGCCACGGCCAGCGCTTCCTGGCGCGGGTGTTCACCAGCGCCGAACTGGCCGAGAGCGGTGGCAGCGTGGCGTCGCTGGCGGCGCGCTTCGCCGCCAAGGAGGCGGTGGCCAAGCTGCTGGGCGTGGGCATCCGCGGCCTGGGCGCGGGCTGCGACGCCGCCGCCATCGGCTGGCGCGAGGCCGAGGTGCGCCGCACCCCGGGCGGCCCGCCCGCCGTGGTGCTCTCGGGCCGCGCCGCCCAGCGCGCCGCCCTGCTGGGCCTCGGGCCGATCGCCATCAGCCTCTCGCACACGCGCCTGCACGCCATCGCCTCTGCCGTGGCCCAGGATGCCCAGTAG
- the glnA gene encoding type I glutamate--ammonia ligase — MPITAKNILQRAEDEKVEFINLQFTDITGMVKNVTIPVAQLRDCLDHGVWFDGSAIEGFARIAESDMYLVPDLETFALIPWDDTYVTARMICDVYTPDHKPFAGDPRYILRLALEEAAKMGFGYNVGPELEFFLFRNGPDGRPSADPHDSASYFDVSSDMATNIRRHMVKALAAFGIEVEAMHHEVAVGQHEIDFHYGPALRTADHAVTFRMACKAIAQQHGLYATFMPKPMADVAGSGMHVHQSLFDLKTGKNLFYDASDPYGLSPLARSFIAGLLAHSKGMLAVLAPLVNSYKRLVPGYEAPVYISWGRTNRSALVRVPRISPSRPHSTRAELRCPDPSCNPYLALAVMLRAGLDGIRNDLPLPRAMEEDLYHVDPRAYQLETLPGSLGDALDALQSDDVVCDALGPHIVERFVEAKTQEWNEYRVFVSQWELDRYLASY, encoded by the coding sequence ATGCCAATAACTGCAAAGAACATTCTCCAGCGGGCCGAGGATGAGAAGGTCGAGTTTATCAACCTTCAGTTCACCGATATCACCGGCATGGTGAAAAATGTGACCATCCCGGTGGCCCAGCTGCGCGACTGCCTTGACCATGGCGTGTGGTTCGACGGCTCGGCCATCGAGGGGTTCGCGCGTATCGCCGAGAGCGATATGTACCTGGTGCCGGATCTAGAGACCTTCGCCCTGATCCCGTGGGATGACACCTACGTCACCGCCCGCATGATCTGCGATGTCTACACCCCCGACCACAAGCCCTTCGCGGGCGACCCGCGCTACATCCTGCGGCTCGCGCTCGAAGAGGCCGCCAAGATGGGCTTCGGCTACAACGTCGGCCCCGAGCTGGAGTTCTTCCTGTTCCGCAACGGGCCGGATGGCCGCCCCTCGGCGGACCCGCACGACTCGGCCAGCTACTTCGATGTCTCCAGCGATATGGCCACCAACATCCGCCGCCATATGGTCAAGGCGCTGGCCGCCTTCGGCATCGAGGTCGAGGCCATGCACCACGAGGTGGCGGTGGGCCAGCACGAGATCGACTTCCACTATGGCCCGGCCCTGCGCACCGCCGACCACGCCGTGACCTTCCGCATGGCCTGCAAGGCGATCGCCCAGCAGCACGGCCTCTACGCCACCTTTATGCCCAAGCCCATGGCCGATGTGGCCGGCAGCGGCATGCATGTGCACCAGAGCCTGTTCGACCTGAAGACCGGCAAGAACCTGTTCTACGACGCTAGCGACCCCTATGGCCTCTCGCCGCTGGCCCGCTCGTTCATCGCCGGGCTGCTGGCCCACTCCAAGGGCATGCTGGCTGTGCTCGCGCCGCTGGTCAACTCGTACAAGCGCCTGGTGCCGGGCTACGAGGCCCCGGTCTACATCAGCTGGGGGCGCACCAACCGCTCGGCCCTGGTGCGTGTGCCGCGCATCAGCCCCAGCCGCCCCCACTCGACCCGCGCCGAGCTGCGCTGCCCCGACCCCTCGTGCAACCCCTACCTGGCCCTGGCGGTGATGCTGCGCGCCGGACTCGATGGCATCCGCAACGATCTGCCGCTGCCGCGCGCCATGGAGGAGGATCTCTACCACGTCGACCCGCGCGCCTACCAGCTGGAGACGCTGCCCGGCTCGCTGGGCGACGCGCTGGATGCGCTGCAGAGCGACGATGTGGTGTGCGACGCGCTTGGGCCGCATATCGTCGAGCGCTTCGTGGAGGCCAAGACTCAGGAGTGGAACGAGTATCGGGTCTTTGTGAGCCAGTGGGAGCTGGATCGCTATCTCGCATCGTACTAG
- the ftsY gene encoding signal recognition particle-docking protein FtsY, translating to MFRRLFGRSQDAPRTEEEAQQEEQKIEQATEKSRRGLFGQIAAMFAVDDPISDEFWEDLEALLIQADVGVETTQYLVNRTIDRVNRNGVKRIRDAKDMLRAEMVSVLQENAAPKAMAAKPYVVLVTGVNGVGKTTMIAKLAHRYKTQFGKSVMLAAADTFRAAATEQLETWAQRVGVPIITRGQGADPGAVVFDAVDAALEQGVEILIIDTAGRLHAKANLMKELTKIRNIISRKLPDAPHEVLLVIDATTGQNGVLQAKSFMEAVDVTDVAVTKMDGSAKGGIAFAIAQDIERPIRYIGTGERMTDLAMFDSQSYVDSLIAA from the coding sequence ATGTTCCGACGCTTGTTCGGGCGCAGCCAGGATGCGCCCCGCACCGAGGAAGAGGCCCAGCAGGAAGAGCAGAAGATCGAGCAGGCCACCGAGAAATCGCGGCGCGGCCTGTTTGGCCAGATAGCCGCGATGTTCGCGGTGGATGACCCGATCTCCGACGAGTTCTGGGAGGATCTGGAGGCGCTGCTCATCCAGGCCGACGTGGGCGTGGAGACCACGCAGTACCTGGTGAACCGCACCATCGACCGCGTGAACCGCAACGGCGTCAAGCGCATCCGCGACGCCAAGGACATGCTGCGGGCCGAGATGGTCTCGGTGCTGCAGGAGAACGCCGCGCCCAAGGCTATGGCGGCCAAGCCCTACGTGGTGCTGGTCACCGGCGTGAACGGCGTGGGCAAGACCACCATGATCGCCAAGCTGGCCCACCGCTACAAGACCCAGTTTGGCAAGAGCGTGATGCTGGCCGCCGCCGACACCTTCCGCGCCGCCGCCACCGAGCAGCTGGAGACATGGGCGCAGCGCGTGGGCGTGCCGATCATCACGCGCGGCCAGGGCGCCGACCCCGGCGCGGTGGTGTTCGACGCGGTGGATGCCGCGCTGGAGCAGGGCGTCGAGATCCTGATCATCGACACGGCGGGCCGCCTGCACGCCAAGGCCAACCTGATGAAGGAGCTGACCAAGATCCGCAACATCATCAGCCGCAAGCTGCCCGATGCCCCCCACGAGGTGCTGCTGGTGATCGACGCCACCACCGGCCAGAACGGCGTGCTCCAGGCCAAGTCGTTCATGGAGGCGGTGGATGTGACCGACGTGGCCGTGACCAAGATGGATGGCAGCGCCAAGGGCGGCATCGCCTTCGCGATCGCCCAGGACATCGAGCGGCCCATCCGCTACATTGGCACCGGCGAGCGGATGACCGATCTGGCCATGTTCGACTCGCAGTCGTATGTCGATTCGCTGATCGCGGCCTAG
- a CDS encoding zinc ribbon domain-containing protein, whose protein sequence is MPIYEYECSHCNGRFQKLVSGFRDPEGLSCPRCRSLDISRAVSRFATVRSEEARLDALSDASMFNGLDENDPQSIARWAKKLGKQLGEDAGEDWDQMVDEMMDEEQSREGEEGEQPPAGAAPRRKKADDLGWA, encoded by the coding sequence ATGCCTATCTACGAGTACGAGTGCTCGCACTGCAACGGCCGCTTTCAGAAGCTGGTCTCCGGCTTCCGCGACCCCGAGGGGCTGTCCTGCCCGCGCTGCCGCTCGCTGGACATAAGCCGCGCCGTCTCGCGCTTCGCCACCGTGCGCTCCGAGGAGGCCCGGCTGGACGCGCTCTCCGACGCCTCCATGTTCAACGGGCTGGATGAGAACGACCCGCAGTCGATCGCGCGCTGGGCCAAGAAGCTGGGCAAGCAGCTTGGCGAGGACGCGGGCGAGGACTGGGACCAGATGGTCGACGAGATGATGGACGAGGAGCAGTCGCGCGAGGGCGAGGAGGGCGAGCAGCCGCCCGCCGGGGCCGCGCCGCGCCGCAAGAAGGCCGACGATCTGGGCTGGGCCTAG
- a CDS encoding thymidine phosphorylase, translated as MRTVDIIIKKRNGGTLSTEEINFLIEGYTKGSVADEQMSAWAMAVCLRGMDDRETADLTLAMARSGDWLDLHDVAPLTVDKHSTGGIGDKTSLVLGPLVSAAGMPVAKMSGRGLGFSGGTVDKLESIPGFRTELSSQEFRSALTQIGMVIAAQSGDLAPADKRLYALRDVTGTVESIPLIAASVMSKKLAAGADCIVLDVKTGAGAFMRTREDARALAARMVAIGQHAGRRVAAAITTMEQPLGQNVGNALEVREAIATLRGHGPSDLVELCVALGGELAALSGKADSVEAGRALVRQTLESGAAWEQFRRFIANQGGDLAYVDDADLLPKAPAVVALPAPRDGVVAAINGEELGNSVNELGGGRMRKEDTIDPAVGLALAAKVGDAVRAGEPLLHIHAASAEDAARVAPRLLAAYQIGAEPVATPPLIYEIVR; from the coding sequence ATGCGAACAGTTGACATCATCATCAAGAAGCGCAACGGCGGCACCCTCTCCACCGAGGAGATCAACTTCCTGATCGAGGGCTACACCAAGGGCAGCGTGGCCGACGAGCAGATGAGCGCCTGGGCCATGGCGGTGTGCCTGCGCGGCATGGACGACCGCGAGACCGCCGACCTGACGCTGGCCATGGCCCGCTCGGGCGACTGGCTGGACCTGCACGACGTGGCCCCGCTGACGGTGGACAAGCACTCCACCGGCGGCATCGGCGACAAGACCAGCCTGGTGCTGGGGCCGCTGGTGAGCGCGGCGGGCATGCCGGTGGCCAAGATGTCCGGGCGCGGCCTGGGCTTCAGCGGTGGCACCGTGGACAAGCTGGAGTCCATCCCCGGCTTCCGCACCGAGCTGTCCTCGCAGGAGTTCCGCAGCGCGCTGACCCAGATCGGCATGGTGATCGCGGCCCAGAGCGGCGATCTGGCCCCCGCCGACAAGCGGCTCTACGCCCTGCGCGACGTGACCGGCACCGTCGAGTCTATCCCGCTGATCGCGGCCAGCGTGATGAGCAAGAAGCTGGCGGCGGGTGCCGACTGCATCGTGCTGGATGTAAAGACCGGCGCTGGCGCGTTCATGCGCACCCGCGAGGACGCGCGCGCCCTGGCCGCGCGCATGGTGGCGATCGGCCAGCACGCGGGCCGCCGCGTGGCCGCCGCGATCACCACCATGGAGCAGCCGCTGGGCCAGAACGTGGGCAACGCCCTGGAGGTGCGCGAGGCCATCGCCACGCTGCGCGGCCACGGCCCCAGCGATCTGGTGGAGCTGTGCGTGGCGCTGGGCGGCGAGCTGGCCGCGCTCTCGGGCAAGGCCGATAGCGTGGAGGCGGGCCGCGCGCTGGTGCGCCAGACGCTGGAGAGCGGCGCGGCCTGGGAGCAGTTCCGCCGCTTCATCGCCAACCAGGGCGGCGACCTGGCCTATGTGGATGATGCCGACCTGCTGCCCAAGGCCCCGGCGGTGGTGGCGCTGCCCGCCCCGCGCGATGGCGTGGTGGCCGCGATCAACGGCGAGGAGCTGGGCAACAGCGTGAACGAGCTGGGCGGCGGGCGCATGCGCAAGGAGGACACCATCGACCCGGCGGTGGGCCTGGCCCTGGCCGCCAAGGTGGGCGACGCCGTGCGCGCGGGCGAGCCGCTGCTGCACATCCACGCCGCATCCGCCGAGGACGCGGCCAGGGTGGCGCCGCGCCTGCTGGCCGCCTACCAGATCGGCGCGGAGCCGGTGGCCACGCCCCCGCTGATCTACGAGATCGTCCGCTAG